A genomic segment from Stenotrophomonas maltophilia encodes:
- a CDS encoding LysR substrate-binding domain-containing protein, with amino-acid sequence MNLRDLKYLVALADHKHFGRAAASCFVSQPTLSTQIRKLEEELGLPLVERAPRKVMLTPAGQEAAARARVIVSEVEQLKEAARRSRDPEAGTVRLGIFPTLGPYLLPHVIPRIRDRFPELELLLVEEKSDVLLDRLREGKLDAALLALPVIDDQLHAEFLFEEPFLLAVSGRHPLARREHLDVQELATQKLLLLEDGHCLRDQALEVCRLFGANEKSEFRATSLETLRQMVAADVGITLLPSLSVQPPVPRSNNIRLLDFTGEGRPSRRIAMIWRRSSAMNDFLMELADQFKRLPQALFSLEALNAASDAPALPGPALNG; translated from the coding sequence ATGAACCTACGTGATCTGAAGTACCTGGTAGCCCTGGCCGACCACAAGCATTTCGGCCGGGCCGCCGCTTCCTGCTTTGTCAGCCAGCCCACGCTGTCCACGCAGATCCGCAAGCTGGAAGAAGAGCTGGGCCTGCCGCTGGTGGAACGCGCACCGCGCAAGGTGATGCTGACCCCGGCCGGCCAGGAAGCGGCGGCACGGGCACGGGTGATCGTGTCCGAAGTGGAGCAGCTGAAGGAAGCGGCGCGACGCAGCCGCGATCCGGAAGCCGGCACGGTGCGCCTGGGGATCTTCCCGACCCTCGGCCCGTACCTGCTGCCGCATGTGATCCCGCGCATCCGCGATCGCTTCCCGGAGCTGGAACTGCTGCTGGTCGAGGAAAAGAGCGATGTACTGCTGGACCGCCTGCGCGAAGGCAAGCTCGACGCTGCACTGCTGGCCCTGCCGGTGATCGACGACCAGCTGCATGCCGAGTTCCTGTTCGAGGAACCGTTCCTGCTGGCCGTCTCCGGGCGCCATCCGCTGGCCCGCCGCGAACACCTGGACGTGCAGGAACTGGCCACGCAGAAGCTGCTGCTGCTGGAAGACGGCCATTGCCTGCGTGATCAGGCGCTGGAAGTCTGCCGCCTGTTCGGCGCGAACGAGAAGTCCGAGTTCCGCGCCACCAGCCTGGAAACGCTGCGGCAGATGGTCGCCGCCGACGTCGGCATCACCCTGCTGCCGAGCCTGTCGGTGCAGCCGCCGGTGCCGCGCTCGAACAACATCCGCCTGCTCGACTTCACCGGCGAAGGCCGTCCCAGCCGCCGCATCGCCATGATCTGGCGCCGCAGCTCGGCCATGAACGACTTCCTGATGGAGCTGGCTGACCAGTTCAAGCGTCTGCCGCAGGCGCTGTTCTCCCTGGAAGCGCTGAATGCCGCCAGCGATGCACCGGCCCTGCCCGGCCCCGCGCTGAACGGCTGA
- the ahpF gene encoding alkyl hydroperoxide reductase subunit F — protein sequence MLDANLQSQLKTYLERVTRPIQITAHADDGAKSQEMLELLQTLETLSDKISLQVLRDGQGRVPSFDLGTPGQDIHLTFAGLPMGHEFTSLVLALLQVGGHPSKATAELIEQVQNLEGEYKFETYFSLSCQNCPDVVQALNLAAVLNPRIQHVSIDGALFQDEVEKREIMSVPTVYLNGEVFDQGRMTLEQIVAKLDTNASKRDAEKIAAKDAFDVLVVGGGPAGAAAAIYAARKGIRTGIAAERFGGQVLDTMAIENFISVKETEGPKLAAALEQHVREYEVDIMNLQRASALVPAGEDGLVQVQLENGAVLKSRSVILSTGARWRQMNVPGEDQYRNKGVAYCPHCDGPLFKGKRVAVIGGGNSGVEAAIDLAGIVSHVTLLEFDSSLRADEVLQKKLRSLANVTVLTSAQTTEVLGDGSRVTGLVYKDRVGGDAHRVELEGIFVQIGLLPNTEWLKDVVALSPRGEVVIDDRGQTNLPGVFAAGDCTTVPYKQIIIAMGAGSTAALSAFDHLIRSSVSNSSGAVAEAA from the coding sequence ATGTTGGACGCCAACCTGCAGTCGCAGCTGAAGACCTATCTGGAGCGCGTGACCCGCCCGATCCAGATCACCGCGCACGCCGACGACGGCGCCAAGTCGCAGGAAATGCTGGAGCTGCTGCAGACCCTGGAAACCCTGTCGGACAAGATCTCGCTGCAGGTGCTGCGCGATGGTCAGGGCCGCGTGCCGTCCTTCGACCTGGGCACCCCGGGCCAGGACATCCACCTGACCTTCGCCGGCCTGCCGATGGGCCACGAGTTCACCTCGCTGGTGCTGGCGCTGCTGCAGGTTGGCGGTCATCCGTCCAAGGCCACCGCCGAGCTGATCGAGCAGGTGCAGAACCTGGAAGGTGAATACAAGTTCGAAACCTACTTCTCGCTGTCCTGCCAGAACTGCCCGGACGTGGTGCAGGCGCTGAACCTGGCCGCGGTGCTCAACCCGCGCATCCAGCATGTGTCCATCGACGGCGCCCTGTTCCAGGATGAAGTCGAGAAGCGCGAGATCATGTCGGTGCCGACCGTGTACCTCAACGGTGAAGTGTTCGACCAGGGCCGCATGACCCTCGAACAGATCGTGGCCAAGCTGGATACCAACGCCAGCAAGCGCGATGCCGAGAAGATCGCCGCCAAGGACGCCTTCGACGTGCTGGTGGTCGGCGGTGGCCCGGCCGGTGCTGCAGCGGCGATCTATGCCGCACGCAAGGGCATCCGCACCGGCATCGCCGCCGAGCGTTTCGGTGGCCAGGTGCTGGATACCATGGCGATCGAGAACTTCATTTCGGTGAAAGAGACCGAGGGCCCGAAGCTGGCTGCGGCGCTGGAACAGCACGTGCGCGAGTACGAGGTGGACATCATGAACCTGCAGCGCGCCAGTGCGCTGGTGCCGGCCGGCGAAGACGGCCTGGTGCAGGTGCAGCTGGAGAACGGCGCGGTGCTGAAGTCGCGTTCGGTGATCCTGTCCACCGGCGCGCGCTGGCGGCAGATGAACGTGCCGGGCGAAGACCAGTACCGCAACAAGGGCGTGGCCTACTGCCCGCACTGCGATGGCCCGCTGTTCAAGGGCAAGCGCGTGGCGGTGATCGGCGGCGGCAACTCCGGCGTGGAAGCGGCCATCGACCTGGCCGGCATCGTGTCGCATGTAACCCTGCTGGAGTTCGATTCCAGCCTGCGCGCCGATGAAGTGCTGCAGAAGAAGCTGCGCAGCCTGGCCAACGTCACCGTGCTGACCAGTGCGCAGACCACCGAAGTGCTGGGCGACGGCAGCCGCGTCACCGGCCTGGTCTACAAGGACCGCGTCGGCGGCGATGCCCACCGCGTCGAGCTGGAAGGCATCTTCGTGCAGATCGGCCTGCTGCCCAACACCGAGTGGCTGAAGGACGTGGTGGCGCTGTCGCCGCGTGGCGAGGTCGTCATCGACGACCGCGGCCAGACCAACCTGCCGGGTGTGTTCGCCGCTGGCGATTGCACGACGGTGCCCTACAAGCAGATCATCATCGCCATGGGCGCCGGCTCGACCGCCGCACTGAGCGCGTTCGACCACCTGATCCGCTCGTCGGTAAGCAACAGCAGCGGTGCCGTTGCTGAAGCTGCCTGA
- the ahpC gene encoding alkyl hydroperoxide reductase subunit C, with protein sequence MSLINTQIQPFEANAYLNGEFIKVSDSTLKGQWSVLIFMPAAFTFNCPTEIEDAADHYAEFKKAGAEVYIVTTDTHFSHKVWHETSPAVGKAQFPLVGDPTHQLTRAFGVHIEEEGLALRGTFIINPEGVIKTLEIHSNEIARDVSETLRKLKAAQFTAANPNQVCPAKWKEGEKTLTPSLDLVGKI encoded by the coding sequence ATGTCCCTGATCAACACCCAGATCCAGCCGTTCGAAGCCAATGCTTACCTGAATGGCGAGTTCATCAAGGTTTCCGACAGCACCCTGAAGGGCCAGTGGTCGGTCCTGATCTTCATGCCGGCCGCCTTCACCTTCAACTGCCCGACCGAGATCGAGGACGCGGCTGACCATTACGCCGAGTTCAAGAAGGCTGGCGCCGAGGTCTACATCGTCACCACCGATACCCACTTCTCGCACAAGGTGTGGCACGAAACCTCGCCGGCCGTCGGCAAGGCCCAGTTCCCGCTGGTCGGCGATCCGACCCACCAGCTGACCCGCGCCTTCGGCGTGCACATTGAAGAAGAAGGCCTGGCCCTGCGCGGCACCTTCATCATCAACCCGGAAGGCGTGATCAAGACCCTGGAGATCCACTCCAACGAGATCGCCCGTGACGTGTCCGAGACCCTGCGCAAGCTGAAGGCTGCCCAGTTCACCGCCGCCAACCCGAACCAGGTCTGCCCGGCCAAGTGGAAGGAAGGCGAGAAGACCCTGACCCCGTCGCTGGACCTGGTCGGCAAGATCTAA